The following proteins are co-located in the Flectobacillus major DSM 103 genome:
- a CDS encoding glycosyl hydrolase — protein sequence MILVKKVVLALCFFLVGLTGMLGQKTSISTAKPWAYWWWMGSAVTEEGIRQNLKDYASAGLGGLHIIPIYGVKGNEQNNIPFMSPLWKERLAFTIAEARKLGMGIDLTMGTGWPFGGKEVSLEDAAKKFQVKLINGQYQLEILPTMQKVKRAAPGGEGLVLDHFNTKALRHYLAPFQATFSGTQYPLRALYNDSYEVYGANWTNNFLEEFQQRRGYDLAKHLDVLAKTETNSSTEQRIWGDYNATIADLCRDAFTATWNDACKKMGKITRNEAHGSPGNMLDLYALSDIPETEYFGTKAFGIPFFRRDPDFEVSRFGTPDPLVIKFATSSANTTGKKLVSSETATWLANHFKVSLSQVKPIVDESFTSGINHIFYHGIPYSPPQDTYPGWLFYASTNFNQQSHFWNEFHWLNSYVTRCQELLQTASADNEVLLYFPIHDIWHDTGGKEHVHLLSVHANAQELLFSNSFGKLAKLLQQNGVGFDYISDLQITKAHVNTKGQIISEGGLAYKTIIIPQTAYLPFETLQALQRLQQKRAKIIFAEGLPQHIAGFLDWEKKELALKAFTQDKATIPLEKLPEVLAKNGVRNEVLPQLGISFIRKTNANGTLYFISNFDQKFQHGNIMLKTNAQAVELFDAVNNRKGFVPFKRIDANTISINIKLLAGQSLFIQTFKQAHQGAKWIDSNLPAQQTLVIDGPWQVDFLEGQPFRPASYSTQKLESWTSRGDSTNGYFTGTARYSNTFKWTKKAQNQPIWLNLGNVRESATVKINGKIIGTAWCLPFRLAVPSEILKTENTIEIDVKNLSANRMRYIDKQSHNWKKFHDINIVDIQYKALEPAQWQPEPSGLLSPVVLEIE from the coding sequence ATGATTTTAGTAAAAAAAGTCGTCCTTGCTTTGTGCTTTTTTCTAGTAGGACTAACAGGGATGTTGGGTCAAAAAACTTCCATTTCTACTGCCAAGCCTTGGGCTTATTGGTGGTGGATGGGCAGTGCAGTTACAGAAGAAGGTATCCGTCAAAATCTGAAAGACTACGCCAGTGCGGGTCTTGGGGGGCTACATATTATCCCGATTTATGGTGTAAAAGGCAATGAACAAAACAATATCCCTTTCATGAGTCCTTTATGGAAAGAGCGACTCGCCTTTACAATAGCCGAAGCTCGTAAACTTGGCATGGGTATCGACCTTACGATGGGTACAGGATGGCCTTTTGGTGGAAAAGAAGTAAGCCTAGAAGATGCTGCCAAGAAATTTCAGGTAAAACTAATCAATGGGCAATATCAATTAGAGATACTACCAACCATGCAAAAAGTAAAACGTGCTGCTCCAGGTGGCGAAGGCTTGGTACTCGACCACTTCAATACAAAGGCATTACGTCACTATTTAGCCCCTTTTCAAGCTACCTTTTCAGGTACTCAGTATCCACTTAGAGCTCTTTATAACGACTCGTATGAGGTTTATGGAGCTAACTGGACGAATAATTTTTTAGAAGAATTTCAGCAAAGACGAGGATACGATTTGGCAAAACACCTTGATGTATTGGCCAAAACTGAAACAAATTCTAGTACAGAACAGCGTATTTGGGGCGATTATAACGCCACGATTGCCGATTTGTGTCGTGATGCCTTTACGGCTACTTGGAATGATGCCTGCAAAAAAATGGGCAAGATTACCCGCAACGAAGCCCACGGCTCGCCAGGAAATATGTTAGATTTATATGCCTTATCGGATATTCCCGAAACTGAGTATTTTGGTACAAAAGCATTTGGTATTCCTTTTTTCAGAAGAGACCCCGATTTTGAAGTAAGTCGCTTTGGCACACCCGACCCCTTAGTTATTAAGTTTGCTACGTCGTCGGCTAATACAACTGGCAAAAAACTGGTATCTTCCGAAACCGCCACATGGCTGGCCAACCACTTCAAAGTATCGCTATCGCAAGTAAAACCTATTGTCGATGAGTCGTTTACCTCTGGTATTAATCATATTTTTTATCATGGCATTCCTTATTCTCCTCCACAAGACACCTACCCTGGTTGGTTATTTTATGCTTCTACCAACTTCAATCAACAAAGCCATTTTTGGAACGAATTTCATTGGCTCAATAGCTATGTAACTCGCTGTCAGGAGCTTCTGCAAACAGCCTCGGCCGACAACGAGGTACTATTGTACTTTCCAATTCATGATATTTGGCACGATACAGGCGGCAAAGAACATGTTCATTTATTGAGTGTTCATGCCAACGCTCAAGAATTACTTTTTTCTAATTCATTCGGAAAACTAGCTAAGCTTTTACAGCAAAACGGGGTAGGTTTTGATTATATCTCTGACCTTCAAATTACCAAAGCTCATGTAAATACCAAGGGCCAAATTATTAGTGAGGGGGGGCTTGCTTACAAAACAATTATAATTCCACAAACAGCCTATTTGCCTTTTGAAACCTTACAAGCCTTACAGAGGCTTCAACAAAAAAGAGCAAAAATCATCTTTGCTGAAGGGTTACCCCAACATATTGCAGGATTTCTGGACTGGGAAAAAAAGGAGCTTGCCCTAAAGGCCTTCACCCAAGACAAAGCCACAATACCACTAGAAAAGCTCCCCGAAGTACTCGCCAAAAATGGGGTACGAAATGAGGTTTTGCCTCAATTGGGTATCTCTTTTATCCGCAAAACAAATGCCAACGGAACTTTATATTTCATCAGTAATTTTGACCAAAAATTTCAACATGGCAATATTATGCTCAAAACAAATGCACAAGCAGTAGAGTTATTTGATGCTGTCAACAACCGCAAAGGGTTTGTTCCATTCAAACGCATTGACGCTAACACCATTAGTATCAATATTAAACTACTGGCTGGGCAAAGTTTGTTTATCCAAACATTTAAACAGGCACATCAGGGAGCAAAATGGATAGACTCCAATCTACCTGCCCAACAAACGCTTGTGATTGACGGCCCTTGGCAGGTCGATTTTTTGGAAGGACAACCTTTTCGTCCTGCTTCGTACAGTACCCAAAAGCTTGAATCATGGACAAGCCGTGGCGATAGCACCAATGGCTATTTTACTGGGACAGCACGCTACAGCAATACGTTTAAATGGACAAAAAAGGCACAAAACCAACCTATTTGGCTTAATTTGGGGAACGTTCGAGAATCGGCTACTGTAAAAATCAACGGAAAAATAATCGGTACAGCATGGTGTTTACCTTTTAGGCTGGCTGTTCCTTCTGAGATTTTAAAAACCGAAAATACTATTGAAATAGACGTTAAAAACCTATCGGCCAACCGTATGCGGTATATCGACAAGCAATCGCATAACTGGAAAAAATTTCATGATATTAATATAGTCGATATTCAATACAAAGCCCTAGAACCTGCACAATGGCAACCCGAACCATCGGGTTTGCTCAGCCCAGTTGTTTTAGAAATCGAATAG
- a CDS encoding M12 family metallo-peptidase, translated as MKKNLLFCFYFFISFWGHSQSQIAQNLQKIQAEKTAVSLNPFVVYNSPTAQLKAVLKSEWKPSFLQMDTNILEKSLAASPELLTLTLPATADSTVLLDLMKVELFASDFKLTTQEGKAIPMNRGLHYQGVIRGARQSLVAISIIDGELSGVIAHEKGNSLVEQVRGSTNLYAVFDERALTEPRPTFNCGVQDEGRALNTSEVLPVSSIGCKVVGLFFEADYHMYQTNGSSVTNVANYVARMFNQVALLYNNENLAIRINELTVWTVSDPYVGYTSTSSLLSAYRSTRRNFNGQLAHLLSTRDLGGGIAFLDVLCSTTSNYAVSANLGLFGTFPNYSWPVNVVAHEMGHNFGSPHTHSCTWPGGAIDNCGIRAGYSEGSCTGPTPTNGGTVMSYCHLLSDVGIKFLNGFGELPGNLMRNRVSSKSCFVISNDTPTSLSVESVGATNATLTWVSTSGSTSFTAQYRPTGTTNWTTTGTILGVRTKLTGLNADVVYEWRVKGECGDTYSAIATFRTGQGVYCTPTYYYNGCDYGIGISSVTINGNVVSSNSGCSTNYYRFFNTPEVSLCRGNNTFQLDLLGYYNGQQIAIWIDFNNDYEFSDAEVIYATTSAQRSAIVASFSIPNNVTAGLKRMRIRNQFSNKVTDPCGTLGYGETEDYVVNIIPTPVISASGNTTICRGSNLTLTAQGCTAYRWSNNQTTASITVSPTTNTTFTAQCTNATCQSPISNAIAVTVNAVPEAPSIAAEYCSGPKLDSDKLFGGTLADSLRDMLVTSTNQYLFAGASLSANNGDKSENSRGANDFWVVKTDSTFQKIWDKRFGGTGEDFLTSITQTSNNEYLLAGSSLSGLNGDKSQASQGGLDYWLVKTNSSGTKIWDKRFGGTASDSLQKVLQSGARTWLLGSSNSGIGGDKSQVSLGQKDYWVIKIDNNGQKILDKTIGGTSQDELAAALVSLNGQLVLVGKSLSGIGGHKTQDSRGASDFWVVKLDSNGTKIWDKRFGGTAQDIPTSVVTSADGGFVIGGYSASALNGDKSEASRGGFDYWVVKIDSAGTKIWDKRFGGSGNDYLSSIAVASDGGFVLTGSSDSPISGDKSQGSKGLTDYWLVKIDANGTKIWDIALGGSGNDNAYTIVTTKENDFVVGGASASSLSGDKSEASKGLSDFWLLKIKDCHASTGSICEGMSLKLVSNGCNGVVNWSVGGTGLTKIVTPNTNTTFTATCTEASCVSASSSGYGITVNNSMYSVASGNWQNVAVWSCGRLPVVTDDVTVSQGHTVEVLNNKAAAKNIIQIGNVLFTNSGKLQIKGSID; from the coding sequence ATGAAAAAAAATCTACTGTTCTGCTTTTATTTTTTTATTAGCTTTTGGGGACATAGCCAGTCTCAAATAGCACAAAACCTCCAAAAGATACAAGCCGAAAAAACGGCAGTGTCGTTAAATCCCTTCGTTGTATATAATTCGCCAACAGCCCAACTGAAAGCAGTTCTGAAATCGGAATGGAAGCCCTCTTTTTTACAAATGGATACCAATATTCTGGAAAAAAGCCTTGCTGCTAGTCCCGAATTACTTACATTGACATTGCCTGCTACTGCCGATTCGACAGTATTACTAGACCTAATGAAGGTAGAATTATTTGCCAGTGATTTTAAACTAACAACCCAAGAAGGTAAGGCTATTCCAATGAATAGAGGATTGCATTATCAAGGGGTTATCCGAGGAGCAAGGCAGTCGCTAGTAGCAATAAGTATTATAGACGGTGAGTTGTCGGGGGTGATTGCCCATGAAAAAGGAAATAGCCTTGTAGAACAAGTAAGAGGAAGTACTAATCTTTATGCTGTTTTTGATGAGAGGGCTCTTACAGAACCAAGACCTACATTTAATTGTGGTGTACAAGATGAAGGTCGAGCCTTGAATACTTCCGAAGTATTGCCTGTTAGTAGTATAGGCTGCAAAGTGGTAGGCTTATTTTTTGAGGCAGATTATCACATGTATCAAACCAACGGCTCAAGTGTAACCAATGTGGCTAATTATGTAGCCAGAATGTTTAACCAAGTCGCTTTGTTATACAATAACGAAAATTTGGCCATAAGAATCAACGAGCTTACAGTATGGACAGTTAGCGACCCTTATGTAGGCTATACGAGTACTTCGAGCCTGCTATCGGCTTATCGTTCAACACGAAGAAACTTCAATGGCCAGCTTGCCCATTTGCTATCTACAAGAGATTTGGGAGGAGGAATTGCCTTCCTTGATGTTCTGTGTAGTACAACCTCCAATTATGCAGTGAGTGCTAATTTAGGTTTATTTGGAACGTTCCCTAATTATTCATGGCCCGTGAATGTAGTGGCTCATGAAATGGGGCATAATTTTGGTTCACCACATACCCATAGCTGTACATGGCCAGGAGGGGCTATCGACAACTGTGGTATTCGAGCAGGCTATTCAGAAGGTTCATGTACTGGGCCTACACCTACCAATGGAGGTACAGTTATGAGTTATTGCCATTTGTTGAGTGATGTCGGTATAAAGTTCTTGAATGGATTTGGGGAATTGCCCGGCAACCTGATGAGGAACAGGGTGTCTTCTAAAAGCTGTTTTGTTATTAGTAACGATACCCCAACTAGCTTGTCTGTCGAGAGTGTAGGAGCTACCAATGCTACATTAACATGGGTCTCTACATCGGGTAGTACCTCTTTTACGGCTCAATATCGCCCAACAGGAACAACCAATTGGACAACAACGGGTACTATTTTGGGGGTTAGAACAAAACTTACAGGGCTAAATGCCGATGTCGTTTACGAATGGCGAGTAAAAGGCGAGTGTGGCGATACCTATTCGGCTATTGCTACATTTCGTACTGGCCAAGGGGTATATTGTACACCAACTTACTATTATAATGGCTGTGATTATGGTATAGGAATCAGTAGTGTTACGATTAATGGTAATGTTGTGTCGTCTAATAGTGGCTGTAGCACAAACTACTATAGGTTTTTTAATACACCAGAAGTTAGTTTATGTCGAGGAAATAACACTTTTCAACTAGATTTATTGGGTTATTATAATGGTCAACAAATAGCTATCTGGATTGATTTTAATAATGATTATGAGTTTTCAGATGCCGAAGTAATCTATGCTACTACTTCCGCTCAAAGAAGTGCAATTGTTGCCTCGTTTTCGATACCTAATAACGTTACGGCTGGACTAAAACGCATGAGAATTCGGAATCAGTTTAGTAATAAGGTTACTGATCCATGTGGTACATTAGGGTATGGCGAAACAGAAGATTATGTCGTCAATATTATTCCTACTCCTGTTATTTCAGCTTCAGGCAATACTACAATTTGTCGTGGTTCAAATCTTACCTTAACAGCCCAAGGTTGTACAGCCTATCGATGGTCAAATAACCAAACCACTGCAAGTATTACAGTGAGCCCTACGACCAATACTACCTTTACGGCTCAGTGTACCAATGCTACATGTCAAAGCCCTATTAGCAATGCTATTGCTGTAACCGTCAATGCTGTACCAGAGGCTCCTTCTATTGCGGCTGAATATTGTTCTGGACCAAAACTAGATAGTGATAAATTGTTTGGAGGCACATTGGCCGACTCTTTGCGAGATATGCTGGTTACTAGTACTAATCAATATTTATTTGCGGGGGCTTCTTTGTCAGCCAATAATGGTGATAAATCTGAAAATTCGCGTGGGGCTAACGATTTTTGGGTAGTTAAAACCGATAGTACTTTTCAAAAAATCTGGGATAAACGCTTTGGCGGTACTGGTGAAGATTTTCTGACAAGTATTACCCAAACTTCTAATAATGAATATCTATTGGCTGGTTCTTCGTTGTCGGGACTCAATGGCGACAAATCGCAGGCTTCTCAGGGGGGCTTAGATTATTGGCTCGTGAAAACCAATAGCAGTGGTACAAAAATTTGGGACAAACGCTTTGGCGGTACAGCCAGTGATTCTTTACAAAAGGTACTTCAATCGGGGGCAAGAACTTGGCTACTAGGTTCTTCTAATTCTGGAATTGGGGGCGACAAATCGCAGGTATCTTTAGGACAAAAAGACTATTGGGTAATCAAAATAGACAATAATGGTCAGAAGATTCTGGATAAAACTATCGGGGGAACATCTCAAGACGAATTAGCTGCTGCATTGGTATCGTTGAATGGACAGCTGGTATTGGTTGGGAAGTCGCTTTCGGGTATTGGAGGCCATAAAACGCAAGATTCGAGAGGTGCTAGCGATTTTTGGGTAGTTAAGTTGGACAGCAATGGTACAAAAATTTGGGATAAGCGTTTTGGCGGAACGGCTCAGGATATTCCTACAAGTGTAGTAACAAGTGCCGATGGAGGCTTTGTAATAGGGGGCTATTCGGCTTCAGCCCTTAATGGCGACAAGTCGGAGGCTTCAAGAGGAGGTTTTGACTATTGGGTTGTAAAAATAGATAGTGCTGGTACAAAAATCTGGGATAAGCGTTTTGGAGGGTCTGGAAATGATTATTTGAGTAGTATTGCTGTTGCATCCGATGGTGGTTTTGTTTTGACGGGAAGCTCAGATTCGCCTATTAGTGGCGACAAATCGCAGGGTAGCAAAGGGCTTACAGACTATTGGCTCGTAAAAATAGATGCCAATGGCACTAAAATTTGGGATATTGCTTTGGGTGGCTCAGGTAACGATAATGCCTATACTATTGTTACAACAAAAGAAAATGATTTTGTTGTTGGTGGTGCTTCTGCATCATCACTTTCTGGCGATAAGTCGGAAGCAAGTAAAGGGTTGTCAGATTTTTGGTTACTCAAAATCAAAGACTGCCATGCTAGTACGGGGTCTATTTGTGAGGGAATGAGCCTAAAACTTGTTTCAAATGGTTGTAATGGAGTGGTAAACTGGTCGGTAGGAGGCACAGGGCTTACTAAAATTGTGACTCCCAATACCAATACCACTTTTACCGCTACCTGTACAGAAGCCTCTTGTGTAAGTGCTAGTAGTAGTGGGTATGGCATAACCGTAAACAATTCGATGTATAGTGTAGCTTCGGGTAATTGGCAGAACGTTGCTGTGTGGTCGTGTGGCAGACTTCCCGTTGTAACCGACGATGTTACCGTAAGCCAAGGACATACCGTAGAGGTATTGAACAACAAAGCTGCGGCAAAGAATATTATCCAAATAGGAAACGTATTATTTACCAATAGCGGTAAGCTACAAATAAAGGGAAGTATAGATTAG
- a CDS encoding alkylphosphonate utilization protein, giving the protein MEVKDSNGTLLNDGDSVVLIKDLKVKGSSITLKRGKVVKNIKLTDDPEEVDCRVDKMSIVLKACFLKKA; this is encoded by the coding sequence ATGGAAGTAAAAGACAGTAACGGAACATTACTAAACGATGGCGATTCAGTAGTTTTAATCAAAGACTTAAAGGTAAAGGGCTCTTCTATTACATTGAAGAGGGGCAAAGTTGTCAAAAATATTAAATTGACCGACGACCCTGAAGAGGTAGATTGTCGTGTAGATAAAATGAGTATTGTTTTGAAAGCATGCTTTTTGAAAAAGGCATAG
- a CDS encoding pyridoxal phosphate-dependent aminotransferase — MFSNKSVDLEILKQRAYNLRWATLPDGVIPLTAADPDFPSAPQIADTLTRFVKERYLCYGPSDGLPVFKESVGAFFQHKRNIPANPAYIFPVDSAAFGIYVVCQAFLSPNDEAIIFDPVDFLFRYSVETVGAKAIPFAIPAGTEKVDFEALEELITPKTRLICLCNPLNPTGKVFTPDELWALGKIACKHNLIILSDEIWSDIVYQPYTYTSIASLDESIRQQTITVTGYSKSYGLAGLRIGAVMASNQGHFDKLMKVSLHQSTIHGANVLGQIAASTALNECEAWLKAFVEHLYQMRNLCVTELNSIKGVSCYAPEGCYVAFANIQQTGKTSQEIHQILLEQAQVAVVPGLKEWFGEGANGYIRLSFATSTEILTKALAQTKNVLNV, encoded by the coding sequence ATGTTTAGTAATAAATCCGTCGATTTAGAAATCTTAAAGCAGCGTGCTTATAACTTGAGGTGGGCAACTTTGCCCGATGGAGTGATTCCATTAACCGCCGCCGACCCAGATTTTCCGAGTGCACCCCAAATAGCCGATACTCTTACTCGGTTTGTCAAAGAACGCTATTTGTGTTACGGGCCTTCCGATGGCTTGCCTGTATTCAAAGAAAGTGTTGGTGCTTTTTTTCAACATAAACGCAATATACCTGCCAATCCTGCTTATATTTTTCCCGTTGATAGTGCAGCATTCGGGATTTATGTTGTTTGTCAAGCCTTTTTATCGCCCAACGACGAAGCTATTATTTTTGACCCTGTAGATTTTTTATTTCGCTATTCTGTAGAAACGGTCGGAGCCAAAGCCATACCTTTTGCTATACCCGCTGGAACAGAAAAGGTAGATTTCGAGGCTCTGGAAGAATTAATTACACCCAAAACACGATTAATATGCTTGTGTAATCCCCTAAATCCAACAGGTAAGGTGTTTACTCCAGACGAACTTTGGGCTTTAGGAAAAATAGCTTGTAAGCATAATCTGATTATTCTTTCAGATGAAATATGGAGCGATATAGTGTATCAGCCTTATACTTATACCAGTATTGCTTCGCTCGATGAGTCGATACGTCAGCAAACCATAACCGTAACAGGTTATAGCAAGTCTTATGGCTTGGCTGGGCTTAGGATTGGTGCTGTGATGGCATCTAATCAGGGGCATTTCGACAAGCTCATGAAGGTTTCGTTACATCAGTCAACCATACATGGCGCTAATGTTTTAGGCCAAATAGCTGCTTCAACAGCTCTTAATGAATGTGAGGCATGGCTCAAGGCGTTTGTTGAGCATTTGTACCAAATGCGAAACCTATGCGTGACCGAACTCAATAGTATTAAAGGGGTTAGTTGCTATGCTCCTGAAGGGTGCTATGTGGCCTTTGCCAATATCCAACAAACAGGTAAAACTAGCCAAGAAATTCATCAGATTCTTTTAGAGCAAGCCCAAGTAGCTGTTGTTCCCGGTTTAAAAGAATGGTTTGGCGAAGGTGCTAATGGCTATATTCGCCTAAGTTTTGCTACGTCAACAGAAATTCTTACTAAAGCTCTTGCACAAACTAAAAATGTATTAAATGTATGA
- a CDS encoding DsbA family protein — protein sequence MKVVIIGGGVAGLTLGLLLQKNNIEVVVNEKLQEMTARGHAFLMHIDGWSILSELNENTHTKLPGQEIGTFSLNRQDGRPIKKQKLNLWRCIRRKDLIDFLTELLPTTFLKTGRAFSHFIYDNGKVVAAQFQNGDIEYGDVFVGADGSNSAVREAILGSVNFTPIEVKEVVGLCQNEKLSASYHNIFTKYQSDSRGVSFGMIPVSEKDFVWFMQYSVAEADCNAGCTADELKAFCEYQLADFPPVVSELLSTNDFGTSYIWNTRDFGLLDTFHQGNVVLMGDAAHLALPFTSAGTTNAILDAKMLTEKLLSTNTVEEAFQQYYDARKEEIEKHIYLGREMKDIFLHPDKTDSDKMIIPLISKRVSADVNTNKEIQVQYFTDPICSTCWVVQPLLRKLKLEYGEYFQIDYRMGGLLPSWDDYQRGPISKPSDVAPHWEEVCMIHGIPLDGDIWLEDPLPSSYPPSIAFKAAQMQDADLAILFLRRIKEMLFLEKKNIVDMAYLEKAAFDVGLDSARFIQDYEKKAQEAFRDDLLLAQQMEVGVFPTLIFKNKDEQQIISKGYQEYEYLEDIIRQLVPDAQKKKINHDPIYLFSCFSTMTNKEFSFLSDKPMDETDTTLLDLYEKGFIDKYESKNGIIWKSKLADY from the coding sequence ATGAAAGTAGTTATTATTGGAGGGGGAGTTGCTGGCTTAACGCTGGGACTCTTGTTACAGAAAAATAATATTGAAGTAGTTGTCAATGAAAAATTACAAGAAATGACAGCCCGTGGTCATGCTTTTTTGATGCACATTGATGGCTGGTCGATTTTGAGCGAACTCAACGAAAATACCCATACCAAACTTCCAGGGCAAGAAATAGGTACATTTAGCCTCAATCGGCAGGACGGTCGACCTATCAAAAAGCAAAAACTGAACCTTTGGCGGTGTATTCGTCGAAAAGATTTAATAGATTTTTTGACAGAACTATTGCCTACTACTTTTCTCAAAACAGGTCGAGCGTTTTCGCATTTTATTTATGACAATGGAAAAGTTGTTGCTGCTCAGTTTCAGAATGGCGATATTGAATATGGCGATGTTTTTGTAGGAGCAGACGGCAGTAATTCGGCCGTAAGAGAGGCCATTCTTGGTTCTGTTAATTTTACGCCAATTGAAGTAAAAGAAGTGGTGGGGCTGTGTCAAAATGAAAAATTAAGTGCTTCGTATCATAATATTTTTACAAAATATCAAAGCGATTCACGAGGTGTTAGCTTTGGGATGATTCCTGTTTCGGAGAAAGATTTTGTATGGTTTATGCAATACAGTGTTGCCGAAGCTGATTGTAATGCAGGTTGTACTGCCGACGAACTAAAGGCGTTTTGTGAATATCAATTAGCCGATTTTCCGCCTGTGGTAAGTGAGTTGCTCTCTACCAACGACTTTGGTACTAGCTATATCTGGAATACCCGAGACTTTGGCTTATTGGATACCTTTCACCAAGGAAATGTGGTTTTAATGGGCGATGCTGCTCATTTGGCTTTGCCTTTTACTAGTGCAGGTACTACCAATGCAATCTTGGATGCCAAAATGCTGACCGAAAAATTGTTGTCGACCAATACGGTAGAGGAGGCTTTCCAGCAATATTACGATGCTCGGAAAGAAGAAATAGAAAAGCATATCTATTTGGGACGAGAAATGAAGGATATATTTCTACATCCTGACAAAACGGATAGCGATAAAATGATTATTCCGCTGATTTCCAAACGGGTATCTGCCGATGTCAATACCAATAAAGAAATACAAGTACAATATTTTACCGACCCTATTTGTTCTACTTGTTGGGTGGTTCAGCCCTTGTTAAGAAAATTGAAATTGGAATATGGCGAATATTTTCAGATAGATTACCGAATGGGAGGCTTGCTACCTTCATGGGATGATTACCAGCGTGGCCCTATTTCTAAACCTTCCGACGTAGCACCACATTGGGAAGAGGTTTGTATGATACACGGTATTCCGCTCGATGGCGATATTTGGCTAGAAGACCCGCTACCGTCGTCGTATCCGCCTTCGATAGCCTTTAAAGCTGCTCAAATGCAAGATGCCGACTTGGCGATTTTGTTTTTGCGACGTATCAAAGAAATGCTTTTTCTCGAAAAGAAAAATATTGTGGATATGGCGTATTTAGAAAAAGCCGCTTTTGATGTGGGTTTGGATTCGGCACGATTTATTCAAGATTATGAGAAAAAAGCTCAGGAAGCTTTTAGAGATGATTTGCTTTTGGCTCAGCAAATGGAAGTGGGAGTTTTTCCAACGTTGATTTTCAAGAACAAGGATGAACAACAAATCATTAGCAAAGGGTATCAGGAATACGAATATTTAGAAGATATTATTCGTCAGCTAGTACCAGATGCCCAAAAGAAAAAGATAAACCATGATCCTATTTATTTGTTTAGTTGCTTCTCGACAATGACCAATAAGGAGTTTTCTTTTTTGAGCGATAAACCTATGGACGAAACAGATACAACCTTACTTGATTTGTATGAAAAAGGTTTTATAGATAAATACGAAAGTAAAAATGGTATTATCTGGAAAAGTAAACTAGCGGATTATTGA